A genomic region of Candidatus Cybelea sp. contains the following coding sequences:
- a CDS encoding tetratricopeptide repeat protein, with product MTLPTLMIAVVVAAAASVHLPVSTNVPAAQAAIDRGLFLYYAYNGDEAARAFEEAASRDAGLAMAGWGIALADGPDLNTPLTAAQFGAAQGAIRHAVSLEAGASPSDRKYLEIMATRYAGTFADWQHDDAAYRTAMLALAQSSNDENAKLLAAEALLEHGGLNWQNGQLSSDESRTALELVRAVLQSDPRNPMANHLCVHIYDLAPDRRPALPCAQRLDAAAFPAEAEHLTHMPAHYWIETGDYAAALASSERSYDALQKLEETPAGTQHANRYVKHDIMVGYSAALMLGNYETARLWSQRISGAYNSSLGALTALRFGRYPSAYAAPEASYGNPSVRGLSALHLNRAAEATSAVTHLPLGSNHGYLPQFLLSRMAESKGKYGDAQRLLTQAADNQAATYSGELIPLIPAGEALGFFQLRRGDNAAAIAAFTQTLAAYPNDPRALYGLATALTAAGQNAAAQRARVRFNDLWKGADTTLAGADFP from the coding sequence GTGACCCTTCCCACCCTGATGATTGCCGTCGTGGTAGCGGCGGCTGCCTCGGTTCACCTCCCGGTATCGACGAACGTTCCGGCCGCACAGGCGGCGATCGACCGGGGCCTCTTCCTTTATTATGCGTATAACGGCGACGAAGCGGCGCGAGCTTTTGAAGAAGCTGCGTCGCGCGACGCGGGCCTCGCGATGGCCGGCTGGGGAATCGCCCTCGCCGACGGGCCCGACCTCAATACTCCGCTCACCGCCGCGCAGTTTGGCGCGGCGCAGGGCGCCATCCGGCACGCCGTCTCCTTGGAAGCCGGGGCGTCGCCGAGCGACCGGAAGTACCTCGAAATCATGGCGACGCGCTACGCCGGAACGTTTGCGGACTGGCAACACGACGACGCGGCCTATCGGACTGCGATGCTCGCGCTCGCCCAGTCCTCAAACGACGAGAACGCAAAGTTGCTCGCGGCCGAGGCGCTGCTGGAACATGGTGGCCTCAACTGGCAGAACGGACAGCTCTCGAGCGACGAATCCCGAACCGCGCTAGAACTCGTACGGGCCGTTTTGCAAAGTGACCCGCGTAACCCGATGGCGAACCATCTCTGCGTACACATCTACGACCTCGCTCCCGATCGCCGGCCCGCCCTTCCGTGCGCGCAGCGCCTCGACGCCGCCGCCTTTCCAGCTGAAGCGGAACACCTCACGCACATGCCGGCGCACTATTGGATCGAGACGGGAGATTACGCCGCTGCGCTCGCTTCGAGCGAACGCTCCTACGACGCGCTGCAGAAGCTGGAAGAGACGCCTGCCGGAACCCAGCACGCGAACCGCTACGTAAAGCACGATATTATGGTCGGCTACTCGGCAGCCCTCATGCTCGGAAACTACGAGACCGCTCGCCTGTGGTCGCAACGCATCAGCGGAGCGTACAACTCGAGTCTCGGCGCCTTGACGGCGCTGCGCTTCGGCCGTTATCCAAGCGCCTACGCCGCACCTGAGGCATCCTACGGCAATCCCAGCGTCCGCGGACTTTCGGCCCTGCATCTGAACCGTGCTGCTGAAGCGACCAGCGCTGTCACCCATCTCCCACTCGGTTCGAACCATGGATACTTGCCGCAGTTCCTTCTCTCGCGCATGGCCGAATCAAAAGGGAAATACGGCGATGCGCAGCGCCTGCTCACGCAGGCTGCTGATAACCAAGCCGCGACGTATTCCGGCGAGCTGATCCCACTGATTCCCGCCGGCGAAGCGCTCGGGTTCTTCCAACTTCGGCGCGGCGATAACGCCGCAGCGATCGCTGCGTTTACGCAGACGCTCGCCGCGTACCCGAACGACCCGCGCGCCCTTTACGGCCTAGCTACGGCGCTAACCGCGGCCGGGCAGAATGCGGCCGCGCAGCGCGCGCGAGTGCGTTTCAACGATTTGTGGAAGGGCGCCGACACAACGTTGGCCGGCGCCGACTTCCCCTGA
- a CDS encoding dienelactone hydrolase family protein, with the protein MGSMIEFRRPDAKTAPGYFAPAPKDGSPGVVLFEEWWGLDDRIKETADRLATHGFSVVVPDLFRGRSAATGEEANHLMEGLDFGDAATQDAAGAASFLRERGAKRVGVMGFCMGGALALLAEMHGNEFDSASIWYGYPPAEAGDPATIKVPLQGHFALDDGHFTIDGVEEIERKLKAGGVGYEFHRYDAQHGFYNKGEPGKGGLGHYHPEHAETAWQRTVEFFNRTLNA; encoded by the coding sequence ATGGGTTCGATGATCGAGTTCCGCCGGCCCGACGCAAAGACCGCGCCCGGCTACTTCGCCCCTGCGCCAAAAGACGGTTCGCCCGGCGTCGTGCTTTTCGAGGAATGGTGGGGACTCGACGACCGGATAAAAGAGACGGCCGATCGCCTTGCGACGCACGGCTTCAGCGTCGTCGTACCGGATCTGTTTCGGGGGCGCTCTGCCGCCACAGGCGAGGAAGCGAACCACCTAATGGAGGGGCTCGATTTCGGCGATGCTGCGACGCAAGATGCCGCCGGCGCCGCAAGTTTTCTCCGGGAACGCGGCGCAAAGCGCGTCGGCGTAATGGGATTCTGCATGGGCGGCGCGTTGGCGCTGCTCGCCGAGATGCACGGTAATGAATTCGATTCAGCGAGCATCTGGTACGGCTATCCGCCGGCAGAGGCCGGCGATCCGGCCACGATAAAAGTTCCGCTGCAGGGGCACTTCGCGCTCGACGATGGTCACTTCACCATCGACGGCGTCGAGGAGATCGAACGCAAACTCAAAGCGGGCGGGGTCGGTTACGAGTTCCACCGCTACGATGCCCAGCACGGCTTCTACAATAAGGGCGAACCCGGCAAGGGCGGCCTCGGCCACTATCACCCCGAGCACGCCGAAACGGCCTGGCAGCGTACGGTCGAGTTCTTCAATCGCACCCTGAACGCATAA
- a CDS encoding DUF5069 domain-containing protein: MTFPRRGRLAMGDALWLLRAADKGRAAAAGTIHDYIYPCPMDQCVLERWRITPKDFDEALSRYPTDEELYGWFRERVSPEDVQRANDWLLRERVENLDRQDSEETAPVEHR, translated from the coding sequence ATGACCTTTCCACGCCGTGGCCGCCTAGCGATGGGCGACGCCCTCTGGCTGTTACGCGCCGCCGATAAAGGCCGCGCCGCCGCCGCCGGAACGATCCACGACTACATCTATCCTTGTCCGATGGACCAATGCGTGCTGGAGCGCTGGCGGATCACACCCAAAGACTTCGACGAAGCGCTGAGCAGATATCCGACCGACGAGGAACTCTATGGATGGTTTCGCGAGCGCGTCTCCCCTGAGGACGTGCAGCGCGCCAACGACTGGCTCTTACGCGAGCGAGTTGAAAACCTCGACCGTCAGGACTCTGAAGAGACGGCGCCGGTGGAGCACCGGTAG
- a CDS encoding 2-dehydropantoate 2-reductase — MRVAVAGAGAIGGFVAGALARSGLSVVVLARGAHAEAIERNGLQVESDLGTFSVRVGVSEDLSAGGPFDFVLLTFKAHQWPGLLGRLARFSGTATRLATMQNGVPFWFVREPPLRSVDPGGAVGRLFPDSQVIGSVVHVSGHIVAPGRIRQSGGLRYIFGDPNGGTAGARRLVELFRSAGLAAEADPNVRETVWLKLVNNVGLNAVSVLRGMKIKPMLQNPDAREEVRLLMTEALRVGQAMRVVGEVDVEARIDYAARLDNVKTSMLQDFENHRPLEIDPILGAVCELGERAGVATPNVARAYAQLVERTAASR, encoded by the coding sequence GTGCGCGTAGCCGTTGCCGGCGCGGGCGCGATCGGCGGATTCGTAGCCGGCGCGCTCGCGAGATCGGGCCTTTCCGTCGTGGTCCTCGCGCGAGGCGCGCACGCCGAAGCAATCGAGCGCAACGGTCTGCAGGTCGAGAGCGACCTCGGCACCTTTTCGGTGCGCGTTGGCGTTAGCGAGGATCTGAGCGCCGGCGGTCCCTTCGACTTTGTGCTGTTGACCTTCAAAGCGCATCAGTGGCCCGGCCTACTCGGGCGGCTCGCGCGGTTTTCGGGTACGGCGACCAGGCTGGCCACGATGCAAAACGGCGTACCGTTCTGGTTCGTGCGCGAGCCGCCGCTGCGCAGCGTCGATCCCGGCGGCGCGGTCGGCCGCCTCTTTCCCGATTCTCAGGTGATCGGCTCGGTCGTGCACGTCTCGGGACACATCGTCGCACCGGGAAGAATCCGCCAGAGCGGCGGGCTTCGCTACATCTTCGGCGATCCCAATGGCGGAACGGCCGGCGCCCGCAGGCTTGTAGAGCTCTTTCGCAGCGCCGGCCTGGCCGCAGAAGCCGATCCGAACGTGCGCGAGACCGTCTGGCTCAAGCTCGTCAACAACGTCGGGCTCAACGCGGTCAGCGTACTGCGCGGGATGAAGATCAAGCCGATGCTGCAGAACCCTGACGCGCGCGAAGAGGTGCGTCTCCTGATGACCGAGGCGCTGCGGGTGGGACAGGCGATGCGCGTCGTCGGCGAGGTCGACGTCGAAGCACGGATCGACTACGCGGCGCGGCTCGACAACGTCAAGACGTCGATGCTGCAAGATTTCGAGAATCATCGGCCGCTCGAAATCGATCCGATACTCGGCGCCGTGTGCGAGCTGGGCGAACGCGCCGGCGTCGCGACGCCGAACGTTGCGCGCGCGTACGCGCAGCTTGTCGAACGAACGGCCGCGAGCCGATGA
- the recG gene encoding ATP-dependent DNA helicase RecG has product MRAGRTRRRRDAERCARVRAACRTNGREPMISERPPSLDVAALDGVGPKTAALLRELGVDTADALLDYLPFRYEDLRFPTPALRLGETAGEENAVGRVVAVKEKRVRGLEIVELQLRDDAGDSFTAKWIGRNRYVVGRFREGMRLFVRGRVERTFSGPVVNVSQHGMLGEDERYRGELVPVYRASKDLASRKIAMVVKKNLARMLDLAAADVVPPAIAQRRGYGPLRNAYRSIHAPQTPEEAAGARERFIFAEFLTLATGAQLRRAERESDHDARPLEVPAGFLKRIEEQLPFALTGAQRRVIEEIWNDLRRDVPMNRLLQGDVGSGKTLVAAAAILAAAENGMQSALMAPTELLAWQHASKLAPLLLPFGLGVEAVFGSQNARSRKAALEKLAGGQAALAIGTHALLTEGVDFDRLGLVIIDEQHRFGVEQRARLRGKGASPHTLHMTATPIPRTLAQSVYADLDLSLLDELPPGRTPVETFAVRVSRLSKVYDFVRENVAAGHQAYIVAPAIEEGERALTSAVAEAERLRSDVFGDLRLGLLHGRLAAREKEEIMSRFVRGELDVLVSTTVVEVGVDVANATAMVVLDAHRYGLAQLHQLRGRVGRGAARSFCILVFPDESVERERLEILTGSNDGFEIADEDLRLRGPGHLSGTIQSGGADLRFGDLLRDIEVYRAAKTAAQEIVARDPGLASAEHAGLRETLAAQPSTRALLVSS; this is encoded by the coding sequence GTGCGAGCTGGGCGAACGCGCCGGCGTCGCGACGCCGAACGTTGCGCGCGCGTACGCGCAGCTTGTCGAACGAACGGCCGCGAGCCGATGATCTCCGAACGACCGCCGAGCCTCGACGTTGCCGCCCTCGATGGCGTCGGGCCAAAAACGGCCGCGCTGCTGCGCGAGCTCGGGGTCGATACGGCAGACGCACTCCTCGATTATCTGCCGTTTCGCTACGAGGATCTGCGCTTTCCCACGCCCGCGCTTCGCCTCGGAGAAACCGCTGGAGAGGAAAACGCCGTGGGGCGGGTCGTCGCCGTCAAAGAAAAACGTGTGCGCGGCCTCGAAATCGTCGAGCTGCAGCTGCGCGACGACGCGGGCGATTCGTTTACGGCGAAATGGATCGGCCGCAACCGTTACGTCGTCGGAAGATTTCGTGAGGGCATGCGGCTCTTCGTTCGCGGACGCGTCGAGCGAACGTTCTCGGGGCCGGTTGTCAACGTTTCGCAGCACGGCATGCTCGGTGAAGACGAACGCTATCGCGGCGAGCTCGTGCCGGTCTATCGCGCCAGCAAAGATCTTGCGAGCCGCAAGATCGCGATGGTGGTAAAGAAGAACCTCGCACGCATGCTCGATCTTGCGGCGGCCGACGTCGTACCGCCGGCGATCGCGCAGCGCCGCGGGTATGGTCCGCTTCGCAATGCCTACCGCTCGATTCACGCGCCGCAGACCCCCGAAGAAGCGGCCGGCGCGCGCGAGCGTTTCATCTTTGCGGAGTTTCTTACGCTGGCAACGGGCGCCCAGCTGCGCCGCGCCGAGCGGGAAAGCGATCACGACGCGCGTCCGCTCGAAGTGCCGGCCGGCTTTCTCAAGCGCATTGAGGAGCAGCTTCCCTTCGCTCTAACCGGCGCGCAGCGTCGCGTTATCGAGGAGATCTGGAACGACCTGCGACGCGACGTACCGATGAACCGGCTCTTGCAGGGCGACGTCGGCAGCGGCAAGACGCTGGTTGCAGCCGCGGCGATCCTGGCGGCGGCGGAAAACGGAATGCAGTCGGCGCTTATGGCGCCGACCGAACTGCTGGCGTGGCAGCACGCGAGCAAACTCGCACCGCTGCTGTTGCCCTTCGGCCTCGGCGTGGAGGCGGTCTTTGGCAGCCAGAACGCGCGCTCGCGCAAGGCCGCGCTGGAAAAACTCGCCGGGGGTCAGGCCGCCCTCGCCATCGGAACGCACGCGCTGCTGACCGAAGGCGTCGATTTCGATCGCCTCGGCCTGGTGATCATCGACGAACAGCATCGCTTTGGCGTGGAGCAGCGCGCGCGTCTGCGCGGCAAGGGTGCCTCGCCGCACACGCTGCACATGACGGCGACACCGATCCCGCGCACGCTCGCGCAATCCGTCTACGCCGACCTCGATCTCTCCCTGCTCGACGAGCTCCCACCCGGACGCACGCCCGTCGAAACCTTTGCGGTTCGCGTGAGCCGCTTGAGCAAAGTCTACGATTTCGTCCGCGAGAACGTCGCCGCGGGGCACCAGGCCTATATCGTTGCGCCGGCGATCGAAGAGGGCGAGCGGGCGTTGACAAGCGCGGTCGCCGAGGCGGAGCGCTTGCGCAGCGACGTCTTTGGGGATCTGCGTCTGGGCTTGCTCCACGGGCGGCTTGCCGCGCGAGAGAAGGAGGAGATCATGAGCCGCTTCGTTCGCGGGGAGCTCGACGTGCTTGTCTCGACGACCGTCGTCGAGGTGGGTGTCGACGTCGCCAACGCGACGGCAATGGTTGTACTCGACGCGCACCGTTACGGGCTCGCTCAGCTCCACCAGCTGCGCGGCCGCGTCGGCCGGGGCGCGGCGCGGTCGTTCTGCATCCTCGTCTTCCCCGACGAGAGCGTCGAGCGCGAGCGGCTCGAGATCCTCACCGGTTCGAACGACGGATTTGAGATCGCCGACGAAGACCTGCGGCTGCGCGGCCCGGGGCATCTCTCCGGCACGATTCAATCCGGGGGCGCCGACTTGCGTTTTGGCGATCTCCTACGCGATATCGAGGTCTACCGCGCGGCAAA